The following coding sequences lie in one Arachis ipaensis cultivar K30076 chromosome B05, Araip1.1, whole genome shotgun sequence genomic window:
- the LOC107640775 gene encoding uncharacterized protein LOC107640775, with the protein MAQSKHIDKIFDRHSDETIANNRLRLKTSINTIRWLAFQACAFKGDDESSGSLNRENLIELIKLLTSCNQNVNNVVLENAPGNAQYISPGVQKDILHIFARKVRATIREEIGDSKFCIIIDEARDESKREQMSVVLRFVDKHGWVQERFFDLIHVSDICSLTLKTEISSVLSRHNLDVQNLRGQALVSAAKEVCYVHQFFSKLTLIVNVVTVSPKRHDQLRVAQANNVTNLIANDKIVIGSGLNQIVLEKSIEEGNFSTRGDASAAYDAITSFEFVFILYLMRNILEVNHDLCQALQRKNQDILNALTLVSTTKTLIQRMRESSWEAFIKEVILFCEKHEVEVPDMKAMHIPTRG; encoded by the exons ATGGCTCAATCTAAGCATATAGACAAAATTTTTGATAGGCATAGTGATGAAACTATTGCAAATAACCGTTTAAGGTTGAAGACATCTATTAATACTATTCGATGGCTTGCATTTCAAGCATGTGCATTTAAAGGCGATGATGAAAGTTCTGGATCTTTGAATAGGGAAAATTTGATTGAATTAATTAAACTTTTAACTTCCTGTAATCAGAATGTTAATAATGTTGTCCTTGAAAATGCTCCTGGAAATGCTCAATATATATCTCCTGGTGTTCAAAAAGATATATTGCATATCTTTGCTAGAAAAGTGCGTGCAACAATTCGAGAAGAAATTGGTGATTctaaattttgtataattattgATGAAGCAAGAGATGAATCAAAACGAGAACAAATGTCTGTGGTTTTGAGATTTGTAGACAAGCACGGTTGGGTTCAAGAAAGATTTTTTGATCTTATACATGTTTCTGATATATGTTCTTTGACATTGAAAACAGAAATTTCATCAGTTCTTTCTCGTCATAATCTTGATGTCCAAAATCTTAGGGGACAAG CACTTGTTTCTGCAGCCAAAGAAGTTTGTTATGTTCAtcaattcttttcaaaacttACACTAATTGTGAATGTTGTGACTGTTTCTCCTAAACGTCATGATCAGTTAAGGGTTGCTCAAGCAAATAATGTTACAAACTTAATTGCCAATGATAAAATTGTGATAGGTAGTGGACTTAACCAAATTG TTCTTGAAAAAAGCATCGAAGAAGGTAATTTCTCCACTCGTGGTGATGCTAGTGCTGCTTATGATGCTATCACATCCTTTGAATTtgtctttattttgtatttgatgaGAAATATTTTGGAAGTTAATCATGATCTTTGTCAAGCTTTGCAACGAAAAAATCAAGACATATTGAATGCTTTAACTCTGGTTTCTACTACGAAGACTTTAATCCAAAGAATGAGAGAATCAAGCTGGGAGGCTTTCATAAAAGAAGTTATATTATTTTGTGAGAAACATGAAGTTGAAGTTCCTGatatgaaagcaatgcatattcCTACAAGAGGCTGA
- the LOC107640774 gene encoding putative pectinesterase 63 has product MATKPRNSNTKVSLMVMVTIILTTSNVVLCDDKTPVPTDRGQLESWFNQNVGPLEQRKSTLDPALVAAEQGPKVIKVMQDGSGDFKTITDAVNSVPSGNAKRVIISIGAGNYNEKIKIERTKNFITFYGAPGGNLPTLSYGGTAQQYGTVDSATLIVESDYFVAANIQISNTAPRPDGKRPGAQAVALRISGDKATFYNCKVLGFQDTICDDRHRHFFKNCLVQGTVDFIFGSGRSLYLNTELRVLGDSGMTVIVAQARTMDSQDTAYAFVHCDVTGTGTGSYLGRAWMSNPKVIFAYTTMTSVINPVGWSDNMHTEYDRTLYFGEYKNSGAGAAPAGRAKFSKQLSDAEAQPFLNLGFIDGSTWLLPPPRV; this is encoded by the exons ATGGCCACAAAACCAAGAAACTCCAACACTAAGGTGTCTCTCATGGTCATGGTTACAATAATCCTAACAACATCCAATGTTGTTCTGTGTGATGATAAGACTCCAGTTCCAACTGACAGGGGACAACTGGAATCATGGTTCAACCAAAATGTGGGTCCATTGGAACAAAGAAAGAGCACTTTGGACCCTGCTCTTGTGGCGGCCGAGCAAGGTCCTAAAGTCATTAAGGTAATGCAAGACGGTAGCGGCGATTTCAAGACCATCACCGACGCCGTCAATAGCGTCCCTTCCGGGAATGCCAAGCGGGTGATAATCTCCATAGGTGCTGGGAATTACAATGAGAAGATCAAGATTGAAAGGACCAAGAATTTCATCACGTTTTATGGCGCACCTGGAGGGAACTTACCAACCTTGTCCTATGGTGGCACTGCACAACAATATGGCACTGTTGACAGTGCTACGCTGATTGTTGAATCTGATTATTTCGTCGCTGCTAACATCCAAATCTCG AATACTGCACCAAGACCTGATGGAAAGAGGCCTGGAGCACAAGCAGTAGCATTGAGAATTTCAGGAGACAAAGCAACGTTTTATAATTGCAAGGTGTTGGGATTCCAAGACACAATCTGTGACGATAGACATaggcattttttcaaaaattgcttaGTTCAAGGCACCGTCGATTTTATTTTCGGAAGCGGGAGGTCATTGTACCTG AACACGGAGTTGAGGGTTCTTGGGGACAGTGGAATGACAGTGATAGTGGCACAAGCAAGAACAATGGACTCACAGGACACAGCCTACGCATTTGTGCATTGCGACGTTACCGGAACAGGGactggctcttacttgggtagaGCATGGATGTCTAATCCCAAAGTCATTTTTGCTTACACCACCATGACCAGTGTTATCAATCCTGTTGGTTGGAGTGACAACATGCACACTGAATATGATAG AACTTTATATTTTGGAGAGTATAAAAACTCTGGAGCTGGAGCTGCTCCCGCTGGGCGCGCCAAATTCTCAAAGCAGCTAAGTGATGCAGAGGCACAACCTTTCCTCAATCTTGGTTTCATTGACGGCTCCACTTGGCTACTTCCTCCACCAAGAGTCTAA